The genomic window GCTTCTTAAAAATATTACCTTCTGTTATCCAGAAAAAGTAGGGGAAAAACATTAAGAAAGGTTATTCAATGAAAAGCCCTTCCCTTCTATAAAATCAATTTTATACTGCATTTATTTACATTGAGGTTCTTCCCTCAATACTCTACCTTTTTGCCAGCACCAACATTTGCCTTTGCAGTACCCCTGACTTTCTTCATTCTGTTCTTGCGTTCCTTTCGCTGCTTTCttgatgtctttttcttctcatacAAGCCATGCTAAATGGGGGAAAGATTAAATACTCAAATGAACATGCTGTCCAATAATGCCAATACTCCTCCCTATCTACTAGTGGACACCAAGCTCCTTAAAGGTGCTCTGATCCCATCCCACCCACAGCTAGGGTCCAGCCCCAGGCCCACTGGGCCTTGAACACTCTAGTGCATTGATTCCATTCTTTGTGGAAGGAATGTACGAACATCCTGTAAGTCAGTCATTCCATTAAAACCAGAAAGGAGCTGACAACCCTGGAAGCAAAAGGGAAACATAATCCCAGCATTCTATGCAAAGGCATGAAATTTTGCTTGAAAACCTCATCATCTACCTTGAGAGACTAAACCTATTCTCATTTCACCATCTACCATTTCATTCAACTCAAGAGTATCTTCATAATATCTACTGACTGGCAAAATTCTGAGAGGATCGGACTCAAGTCAAAAAGCAGTAATCCAGGTACTGTGAAAAGGCAGGCCTTGCCTCTGCAACCCAGCAGaggggaaagacaacatgaaaactatATGCACACAAAACATGCAGAGGGTAAAGAGGCAACCTTAGACATTGGCATTAAggggcttcttgcagaaggcaggattttaattgAGTGAGACATCAAGACCAGAAGACACAAATGAGgaattccaggcacaggagatGAGTGAAAATGCAGCTGGGAGAAAAGAACTTTGAacagaacagtttcagttgaaaaGCTGTGGAGAGCCAGCCTATAGGActgaaagtgagaggaaaggaagaagcgcTGATTATAACTGTGGACAGCCTTCTCAAGTTCAGCCACAAGAAGGGAAAGTATAGGAAGATAGTAAGATGGGTCAAAGGTGGGTGGGGGGGTTGTGAGGGTAGGGGAGAAATAGGCATATTTGTGGGCATAAAAGAAGCAGCCAATAGACAGGGAGAAATAGAAGATTTGCAAGTAGTAATCAGAGATGACAGAAGGGACAATCTACTGCAGAAGACAAGATAGAATGGGATTGCCTTTACCAGAAAGGCCCTTTCTTTATGTACTTCAAATTTTTATGTGCTGCTCCATTACATTAATAATCAATTACAAGGTACCTACCCTTGCAAGTCTGTGCTttggttcatttttctttgcatagTCAAGAGAATCATAAATCATGCCAAAGCCTGTTGTTTTGCCACCACCAAAATGGGTTctgaatccaaagacaaaaatgacgtCTGGAGTTGTCTTGTACATCTTTGCTAGTTTTTCTCGAATTTCAGTCTTGGGCACTGTGGCCTTTCCAGGATGAAGAACATCTATAACCTAAAAAAAGTGCAGtgcatttattattttgtattcctTTAATAAAGcacagcataagaaattaaggtttaaaaagtaaACCTGACTGATCTTACCATCTGTTTACGCTGAAGAAGTCTGTTTGTCATGAACTTCCTGGTTCTGATGGTTACTGTGTCATTCTGcaaatgtaaaagaaatgaagaaaaattaaggaaGGCAGTCTAGTGTAATAAAGATGgtttcaaagtcaagaagacctgagttcaaatgcagcctgacacacatacacactagcTATGTAATGCAGATTAAGTCAGCTAGCCTCTCAGGGTTTCAGACAACTCCCTAGGACTAACTATAAGGTAAGATCTACATGGACATAGTCAGATTCCCCACTGCTCGTTTCCAAACAGCAAAATCACAGACCAAACTAAAATAACTCAATCAGATTTTGGTCATGGGGCCCAGCCCACAGCATTTTCCATTCATACTACAGTTTAAGTTCTTATTCTAAATGGAAACTGTCTTAAAAGTATCGTTACAAAGGCATCATCAGGAAAGCTACTTCTGTGTGGTCCATCTCAAGAGTTTAATTCAAGCTGCCATATCATCTTGGGTCCTACTTTCCACACAGGGCCTTTGCAATAGTGCTTCATGATGACATTTAAGATTCTGGGGAAATCTATCAAATTCAGTATCATCCTAAGTCATTAATCTGTCaggtttttttcattcttttacaaGGGCCAGCTGtctaggaaggagagaaagagggatatgcagaagaaaatgtaacattaaaaaaaaagatagtaaaaattgacaaaaaggagaaaaatcccCTAAAATCAGTACAGTAGCAGAACCAAATCAAAGTAGTCTGGTTTAGTCAGATTTCTAGACATTGACTCCCAAATGCTATTCTAAACAGCAGCACAATTTAAAATAAGTGCAAAATGTCTAGCCACCAGAATACGTGGCTTAGGGTAACTTACCTCCGTGGctctatgctaggcactagggatacaaaagtgaaaaatgttTACAGTCTAAGAAGA from Notamacropus eugenii isolate mMacEug1 chromosome 1, mMacEug1.pri_v2, whole genome shotgun sequence includes these protein-coding regions:
- the RPS24 gene encoding small ribosomal subunit protein eS24 isoform X5, whose protein sequence is MNDTVTIRTRKFMTNRLLQRKQMVIDVLHPGKATVPKTEIREKLAKMYKTTPDVIFVFGFRTHFGGGKTTGFGMIYDSLDYAKKNEPKHRLARHGLYEKKKTSRKQRKERKNRMKKVRGTAKANVGAGKKKE
- the RPS24 gene encoding small ribosomal subunit protein eS24 isoform X3 — translated: MIGSCLSRPFSSPAARGAGRHHGESSWVLDAIRLASAPSFGSDLDSSLSPSPGGLLSAPMLKLAGNRAPRANDTVTIRTRKFMTNRLLQRKQMVIDVLHPGKATVPKTEIREKLAKMYKTTPDVIFVFGFRTHFGGGKTTGFGMIYDSLDYAKKNEPKHRLARHGLYEKKKTSRKQRKERKNRMKKVRGTAKANVGAGKKK
- the RPS24 gene encoding small ribosomal subunit protein eS24 isoform X6; this encodes MNDTVTIRTRKFMTNRLLQRKQMVIDVLHPGKATVPKTEIREKLAKMYKTTPDVIFVFGFRTHFGGGKTTGFGMIYDSLDYAKKNEPKHRLARHGLYEKKKTSRKQRKERKNRMKKVRGTAKANVGAGKK
- the RPS24 gene encoding small ribosomal subunit protein eS24 isoform X2, encoding MIGSCLSRPFSSPAARGAGRHHGESSWVLDAIRLASAPSFGSDLDSSLSPSPGGLLSAPMLKLAGNRAPRANDTVTIRTRKFMTNRLLQRKQMVIDVLHPGKATVPKTEIREKLAKMYKTTPDVIFVFGFRTHFGGGKTTGFGMIYDSLDYAKKNEPKHRLARHGLYEKKKTSRKQRKERKNRMKKVRGTAKANVGAGKKKE
- the RPS24 gene encoding small ribosomal subunit protein eS24 isoform X4; this translates as MIGSCLSRPFSSPAARGAGRHHGESSWVLDAIRLASAPSFGSDLDSSLSPSPGGLLSAPMLKLAGNRAPRANDTVTIRTRKFMTNRLLQRKQMVIDVLHPGKATVPKTEIREKLAKMYKTTPDVIFVFGFRTHFGGGKTTGFGMIYDSLDYAKKNEPKHRLARHGLYEKKKTSRKQRKERKNRMKKVRGTAKANVGAGKK
- the RPS24 gene encoding small ribosomal subunit protein eS24 isoform X1; protein product: MIGSCLSRPFSSPAARGAGRHHGESSWVLDAIRLASAPSFGSDLDSSLSPSPGGLLSAPMLKLAGNRAPRANDTVTIRTRKFMTNRLLQRKQMVIDVLHPGKATVPKTEIREKLAKMYKTTPDVIFVFGFRTHFGGGKTTGFGMIYDSLDYAKKNEPKHRLARHGLYEKKKTSRKQRKERKNRMKKVRGTAKANVGAGKKVEY